GCGGTGGGCCTGGGCCTGGTGCTGGGCGCCTTCACGCCGGCGCTGGCGATCGCCGGCTGCTTGATGACGGCGCACATCTGGTTCTCGCGCTGGGGCCAGGGCGACGCCGATTTCGTCTGGGACTACTGGACCGAGTTCATCCCCTGCCTGGCGCTGGCGCTGAGCAGCGCCGGCCGCTTCTACGGCCTCGACCGCCTGCTGGCCGCGCGCTTCCCCGCCCTGCGCCGCTGGCCGCTGACATAGCCGCCACCCCTCACTTCCGCGTCCGCTCCGTTGCCGTGCTCAGCCAGCGGCAGAGACTTCGACCGGCGCGGGCGCCGGCTCGGGCGCGGCGCCTTGCAGCAGCGTGCCGGCGCCGTCGCGCATCGCCCGCAGCACGGCGGCGGCATCGCGCAGTTGCGTCTCACCGATCGTGCCGAGCAGTTCGGCCGCCAGTGCGCGGATCGAGGGCGCCGAGTCGGCGATCGCCTGCCGCCCGGCATCGCTGACCGAGACGAAGACCTGCCGGCGGTCGCTGAGCGAGCGTTCGCGTTCCACCAGGCCCTGCTGCACCAGCCGCTCTACGAGCTGCGAGGCGCTGTTGCGCTCCAGCCCCATCGCCCGCGCGACCTCGCCCACCGTCAGCGGCTGGCGTGCGGCGATCGCCTGCAACGCCTGCACCTGGTCGGGCGAGCTGCGCGCCGCGGAAAGCCGCCGCTCCGCCACGCGCCGCACCTGCGTCCCCACCTGCATCAGCAGCCACCACAGCTCCTCTGCCGGTGTTTGCTGCTCCTCGTCCCTCATGCGCGCCTCCGCACCGAACGCCCGGTCGACCGGCGCGGCCGCTCCGGTATGGGTCATTTGTAATCTAGCCAAACCTTACGGTACAGCGTGTAAGGGGAGCTAACAAGCACCCTCACGAACCTTTCGGTGCGGCCCCCATCCCCCGACCCGTGCCTCTTGCCCCCAATTCCAGGGGAAGGGGAGATCTTGATACGGATGATTGAGGTTGAAAACGCGACCACGTAGAAGCTCCCCTCGCCCAGGATTGGGAGAGGGGTATGTGAGGTGTGTGAGGTGTGTGAGGTGTGTGAGGTGTGTGAAATGACGTGAGGGCCGCACACCCCGCTCAAATGCCGATCGCCGGACCGAGGCCGAGCAGCGTGCGCGACAGCTCCAGCTCGCCCAGGTGAGTGAAGCCGTGCGTCATGCACACCTGGCCCAGGGCGCGAATCGCCGGCATCTCGCCCAACGGCTTCACCAGTTTCGGCTGGCTGAACGTCGCCTCATCGGGGTTGGCCAGGTAGGCATCCGTGCTGGCCCAGACCTCGCGCCGGTACTGCGCGAAGCCGTCGAAGTCCGCGATGCGCAGTGCCTGCGCCTCGGCCGTCGCCATGCCGGTGCCCTGCACGCGCTCGGGCAGGCCCAGGCGCGCCGCCCAGCCGCCGTCCATCCACACCGTGGGCCGGCCCTGCAGGATGAACTGCACGATATTGTCCTCCGTACGCGCGTAGTGCCAGAGCTCGAAGGCGATCGTGTTCGCCGTGCCGGCGCCGGCCGGCACCATGTGCCACTGTGCCGGCGAGAGATCGGCCACGCCACGCTCCAGCAGCCCGTGCAGCCGAGTCAGCTCCGCCTGAATGAACTCCACGAGGGTCATGGCGCACTCCCTTCCGTCGGGGCCGCGCGCGGCGGCCCCGAACCAGCCGGCTATATAGGGGACGCGCCGGGTGCCGGGCGCGACGCTTTCCACCGTAGCATGGCGCTGCGGCCGGGGCGGCGTTTTCGCGGGCGACGGAACAACACGCCATAACCACGGGCCGCGGGGCGGCGCCGGCGGGGTACGGTGGCGGGAAGGAGCCGGAATCGTTCCCCGGCGAACGGTGGCACGGCGCGAAACATGGATGTTACACATTTCCCGGACCTGCATATGAAAAGGCGAGGAAACGCGAGGAAACGGGAGCGAATTATGTCCGTTGCGCCGCAGGCGCGCGGGCATGCTGCCCTCGCTCCGGCTCCGCCGGCCTCCGGCTGGATTATGAAAGGTCGCGCCCTTGGGACGTGCCTGTACAATGACCGAGGTTTGCCCGTCGCCGTTTCGTAACGCGCTGCAAAGCGCGGCGGCACACTGCCGTTGCCGTGCAGCAGAGGAGGACGAGAGCATTAACGGTATGCTCGCGCCCCGGCGCACCACCCGGTCTTCGCCACCTCTGCGCCGGCACACCACCG
This is a stretch of genomic DNA from Dehalococcoidia bacterium. It encodes these proteins:
- a CDS encoding DinB family protein; protein product: MTLVEFIQAELTRLHGLLERGVADLSPAQWHMVPAGAGTANTIAFELWHYARTEDNIVQFILQGRPTVWMDGGWAARLGLPERVQGTGMATAEAQALRIADFDGFAQYRREVWASTDAYLANPDEATFSQPKLVKPLGEMPAIRALGQVCMTHGFTHLGELELSRTLLGLGPAIGI
- a CDS encoding MarR family transcriptional regulator, with product MRDEEQQTPAEELWWLLMQVGTQVRRVAERRLSAARSSPDQVQALQAIAARQPLTVGEVARAMGLERNSASQLVERLVQQGLVERERSLSDRRQVFVSVSDAGRQAIADSAPSIRALAAELLGTIGETQLRDAAAVLRAMRDGAGTLLQGAAPEPAPAPVEVSAAG